A window of the Rhodothermales bacterium genome harbors these coding sequences:
- a CDS encoding CTP synthase: MHTKYIFVTGGVTSSLGKGIFAASLGRLLEARGLRVTIQKFDPYINVDPGTMNPYEHGEVYVTDDGAETDLDLGHYERFLGRSTSQANNVTTGRIYLEVITKERAGYYLGKTVQVVPHIIDEIKHWMRKLGETGDYDVVITEIGGTVGDIESEPYLEAIRQLRYELGSENTLNVHLTLVPYLQAAGELKTKPTQHSVKILLSHGLQPDLLVCRSEHPLDLDLRRKIAQFCNVEPRAVIVARDAESIYEVPLLLKEQQLAEIVLERLHFGLDQAPDTVDGLDAWNDFLRRLKNPVAKVRIGLVGKYVVHQDAYKSISESFILAGVANGVQVEVKYILSDDLTADNVAAALSDVAGLLVAPGFGDRGIEGKLVAVRYAREHDLPFFGICLGMQCAVIEFARNVCGWEDAHSTEFQKDTLHPVIDMMEEQKKIMNMGGTMRLGAYDCSLVEGSRARTIYGTSASRERHRHRYEVNNVLRYKLLERGMQFTGMNLDRDLVEIIELPEKRWFLGVQFHPEYRSTVGQPHPLFASFVEACAAYAKERDMIESPRPRRGGKSSKLAAAKV, from the coding sequence GTGCACACCAAGTATATCTTCGTAACCGGTGGGGTGACCTCCTCGCTGGGCAAAGGGATTTTTGCTGCCTCTCTCGGTCGGTTGCTCGAGGCGCGCGGCCTGCGGGTCACGATCCAGAAATTCGACCCCTACATCAATGTCGATCCCGGCACCATGAACCCGTACGAACACGGGGAGGTGTACGTGACGGACGACGGGGCGGAGACCGACCTGGACCTCGGGCATTACGAGCGGTTTCTGGGGCGATCGACCAGCCAGGCGAACAACGTCACCACCGGGCGCATCTACCTCGAGGTGATCACCAAGGAGCGCGCCGGCTATTATCTGGGCAAGACGGTCCAGGTGGTGCCGCACATCATCGACGAGATCAAACACTGGATGCGCAAGCTCGGCGAGACGGGCGACTACGACGTCGTGATCACCGAGATCGGCGGGACGGTGGGGGATATCGAGAGCGAGCCCTACCTGGAGGCGATCCGGCAGTTGCGTTACGAGCTCGGCAGCGAGAACACGCTGAACGTGCACCTCACCCTGGTGCCGTACTTGCAGGCGGCCGGCGAGTTGAAGACCAAGCCGACCCAGCATTCGGTGAAGATCCTCCTGTCACATGGTCTCCAGCCCGATCTCCTGGTGTGCCGGTCGGAGCATCCGCTGGACCTGGACCTGCGACGCAAGATCGCCCAGTTCTGCAATGTCGAGCCCCGCGCGGTGATCGTTGCCAGGGACGCCGAGTCCATCTACGAAGTGCCGCTCCTCCTCAAGGAGCAGCAGCTGGCCGAGATCGTGCTGGAGCGGCTGCATTTCGGGCTGGATCAGGCGCCGGATACGGTCGATGGGCTGGATGCGTGGAACGACTTTTTGCGCCGGCTCAAGAACCCCGTCGCCAAGGTGCGGATCGGGTTGGTCGGCAAATATGTCGTCCACCAGGACGCGTATAAATCGATTTCCGAAAGCTTCATCCTGGCCGGCGTGGCGAACGGCGTTCAGGTGGAGGTGAAGTACATCCTGTCCGACGATCTGACGGCGGACAACGTGGCCGCGGCGCTGTCCGATGTCGCCGGCCTGCTTGTGGCCCCCGGCTTCGGAGATCGCGGCATCGAAGGGAAGTTGGTGGCCGTACGGTATGCCCGCGAGCACGACCTGCCCTTTTTTGGAATCTGCCTCGGTATGCAATGCGCGGTCATCGAGTTTGCGCGTAATGTATGCGGGTGGGAGGATGCCCACTCGACCGAGTTCCAGAAGGACACCCTCCACCCCGTGATCGATATGATGGAAGAGCAGAAGAAGATCATGAACATGGGCGGCACGATGCGGCTGGGGGCGTACGATTGTTCACTCGTGGAAGGATCGCGCGCGCGTACCATCTATGGAACCTCCGCCAGCCGGGAGCGCCATCGCCACCGCTATGAGGTGAACAACGTCCTGCGGTATAAACTTCTCGAGCGCGGCATGCAGTTCACGGGGATGAACCTGGACCGCGACCTCGTGGAGATCATCGAGCTGCCGGAAAAACGCTGGTTTCTGGGCGTGCAATTCCATCCTGAATACCGGTCGACCGTCGGCCAGCCGCACCCGCTCTTCGCCTCGTTTGTCGAAGCCTGCGCGGCGTATGCGAAAGAGCGCGACATGATCGAATCCCCGCGCCCACGTCGCGGTGGCAAAAGCAGCAAACTGGCGGCCGCCAAAGTATGA
- a CDS encoding class I SAM-dependent methyltransferase yields the protein MDYDPIKDSLGRFFCRRPLLQRSFYALLDLFFLRAWHVHRTLRRRLGSRRGEALRVLDAGTGFGQYAHFFVRTFPKAHVLAVDVKRDYLANLRRFIDQTRYASRVDTAYEDLTDLKAEGPFDVILSVDVMEHIEDDRAVFRHFARALAPGGLVLINTPSDLGGSDAGVGEASSFIGEHVRDGYNMAELKGKLADAGLTPVEGFYTYGAFGSIAWRLMIKYPMKLLGWSRLFIVLLPFYYTPVLPIGLVLHVIDVRRSNPAGTGVIVVAERV from the coding sequence TTGGACTACGATCCGATCAAGGACTCACTGGGCCGTTTTTTTTGCCGGCGCCCGCTGCTCCAGCGTAGTTTTTACGCGCTGCTGGACCTGTTCTTTTTGCGGGCCTGGCACGTCCATCGCACGTTGCGCCGGCGGCTGGGGTCGCGTCGGGGCGAGGCGCTGCGGGTGCTGGATGCCGGCACGGGGTTCGGGCAATATGCCCACTTTTTTGTCCGCACGTTTCCGAAAGCGCACGTCCTGGCCGTCGATGTCAAGCGCGACTACCTGGCCAATTTGCGGCGGTTCATCGATCAGACCCGGTACGCCAGCCGGGTCGATACGGCGTATGAGGATCTGACGGATTTAAAGGCGGAAGGCCCGTTCGATGTCATCCTCTCCGTCGATGTGATGGAGCACATAGAGGACGACCGCGCCGTTTTTCGGCATTTTGCGCGAGCCCTGGCCCCGGGCGGGCTGGTGCTTATCAATACCCCCTCCGACCTGGGCGGGTCCGACGCCGGCGTTGGCGAGGCATCCAGCTTCATCGGGGAGCACGTGCGCGACGGCTACAACATGGCCGAGCTGAAAGGCAAGCTGGCGGACGCCGGGCTGACGCCCGTCGAGGGGTTTTACACGTACGGCGCGTTCGGATCGATCGCCTGGCGGCTGATGATCAAATATCCGATGAAGCTGCTGGGGTGGAGCCGGCTGTTTATCGTGTTGTTGCCCTTCTATTACACCCCCGTGTTGCCCATCGGCCTCGTGCTGCACGTCATCGACGTGCGCCGGTCGAATCCGGCCGGCACGGGCGTCATCGTGGTGGCGGAAAGGGTTTAA